The Thermoflexus sp. region CTGGCGTGCCTGGAGGCCGGCCATTATGAGGAGGCCATCGCCGCCTTCCGGCAGTTGATGGGGCTTCGTCCGGGCGATCCTACGCCGGTGCTCCGCCTCGCGGAGGTTTACCAGCGCGCCGGCCGTGTCGCGGAGGCCGCATCCCATTACCACCAGGCCGGCCAGCTGTTCGCGGCGCAGGCGGATCTCCGACGGGCGGTCCAGGCATGGGTGCAGGCCGTCCGATTGGAGCCGAATCGGGTGGATACCCTGGACGCCCTGTCCCAAGCGTATCGCCAGCTCCACCAGCCGGAAGCCGCGATCCGGGCGGATCTCGCCCGGGCCCGTGCCTGGGTCCAGCAGGGGGATCTGCAACGGGCGCTGGAAGCGGTCAGCGCCGCCCTGGCTCTGGATCCCGATCACCCCCAGGCACTCCAGGCGCGGGACTGGCTGCGGGCGCAGCTGGCCCATCGAACCGGCACCGGCCCCTTGCCCGCCCTTCCCGCTCGGGGAATGGAAGCCGAGGCGGAACAGGCCCGGGCGGAAGCTTTCTGGATGCTGCCGCTGGAGGAAGCCGAAGCTCCCACGGATTTGATCCGTCAGGCCCTCTCCCGGGCCCTTCATACGCTGGCCGATCTGGTGTTCTCCGAGGACCGCGGAACGTTCTCCGAAGAAGAATGGTTCCGAATCCACGCGGGATTAGGACGGGCGGTCGACGCCCATTCCCATGGGCAGTGGCGGGAGGCCCTGGCCCTTTACGAGCAGGTCCTGGCGGCCGGACTGGAGCATCCCGCCCTCATGTTCGCCACGGGTGCGATCCTGACGGAATTGAGGCGTTGCGATGAGGCCGCCTCGCGGCTTCAGCGCGCGCTGGCTGCTTCCGATTATCGTCTGGCCAGCCTGCTCTTGATGGCCCGTTGTGAAGAGCGCCAGGGAAACCTGGAGCGGGCGGTGGAGCGATATCTGGAAGCCTTAGAGCACATCGAACGGGAGCTGCTCCATACCGATCCGGCGGAGGGGGTGCGCGAGCGCTATCGCTTCCTGCGGGCCTGGATCCAGCGGCATCCTGAGCAGCAGGCCGCTCTCCAGAGGGGGGCTTCGCAGATCCTGGAAAGCCCCACCTGGCTGGATCGCGTAACCCTGATCCGACGAGCTTTGGATCAATGGACGGAGAAGACGCCATTCCGCCTTACCCTGGCGGATGCGCTGATGTGTCCAGAGGGGGAACGCCTCCTGATCGAGCTGGGGCAGGCATACACCTGGGCACAGCACAATCTGTTCTACAGCGCCCTGGAGGAGGCAATGCGGATTATCGCGGGGATGCCTTTCGCGCCGCTGGCCCATCTCGCGCTGGGCCGACTGCTCATCTGGGGCCATCGCAGTGAAGCGGCGGTGGGGAAATTCCGGGCCCTGGGCGAGTATTTTCTGTTTATGGGAGATCTATATATGGCGATGGCGGCTTTTGAGCAGGCGCTTCAGCTCGCCCCGCTCGATCTGCCTGCCCTGCAACGACTGCTTCAGCTCTCTCAGGAGCTGGGGGATCCCACCCACACCATCCAGGCGTTCACAGGCATGGCGGACGCGTATTTGCAGATGGCGAATCTGGAGCAGGCGGAGCGGATCGGCCAGGAAGCGCTCGATTGGGCTTCGCGACGGGGAATCTCCGGCGCAGCGCTCCGGCCTCTCCTGCTCCGGCTGGTGGAGATCGCTGTCCAGCGCCTGGATTGGGCCCGGGCCGTGGAGTATTTGGAACAACTCCGGGCGATCGATCCCCAGGATCTCGGGGTTCGCTGGGGTCTGGCGGAGGCCTATCTGCGCGCCCGTCGGGTCGAGCCGGCGCTGGAAGAAATTCGCGATGCGGTCAATCAGGCGCGCGCGGCGGGCCAGCTGGTGGAGGCAGCCTCGAACCTCGAGGAGCTGATCGCCCTCTTCCCGGAAGAGCCGGTTTTGCGGCAGCTGGCCGCTCAAGTGCATCTGGAGCTGGGCCAGACAGAACGGGCAATCGTGCATCTGGAGCGGATTGGGGAGCATTATTTCCGGCAGGGGCGCCTGAAGGATGCCCGGGCCATCTATCAATCCCTGATCCGGCTGAACCCGGACCGCGCTGCGGATTATCGAGCCCTGATGGGCTGACGCTCCCTTCCCGTAGCACGGGATCTCGGGGTGGCGGCCGGGCTTTCCCGCCTTCCCAGGAACCCAGGGGCCTGGCATCCTGTCGGGCCGCAGGTTATCCTTGCCCCTTCCCGGCGATCGACAAGGCCACCGGGGGAGGGTCCTTCCGCCTTCCCGCTGGGAGCCC contains the following coding sequences:
- a CDS encoding tetratricopeptide repeat protein → MEGDRLRYEQALRRGHEALWQKRWAVAIAAYREALEALPDQPEALTGLGLACLEAGHYEEAIAAFRQLMGLRPGDPTPVLRLAEVYQRAGRVAEAASHYHQAGQLFAAQADLRRAVQAWVQAVRLEPNRVDTLDALSQAYRQLHQPEAAIRADLARARAWVQQGDLQRALEAVSAALALDPDHPQALQARDWLRAQLAHRTGTGPLPALPARGMEAEAEQARAEAFWMLPLEEAEAPTDLIRQALSRALHTLADLVFSEDRGTFSEEEWFRIHAGLGRAVDAHSHGQWREALALYEQVLAAGLEHPALMFATGAILTELRRCDEAASRLQRALAASDYRLASLLLMARCEERQGNLERAVERYLEALEHIERELLHTDPAEGVRERYRFLRAWIQRHPEQQAALQRGASQILESPTWLDRVTLIRRALDQWTEKTPFRLTLADALMCPEGERLLIELGQAYTWAQHNLFYSALEEAMRIIAGMPFAPLAHLALGRLLIWGHRSEAAVGKFRALGEYFLFMGDLYMAMAAFEQALQLAPLDLPALQRLLQLSQELGDPTHTIQAFTGMADAYLQMANLEQAERIGQEALDWASRRGISGAALRPLLLRLVEIAVQRLDWARAVEYLEQLRAIDPQDLGVRWGLAEAYLRARRVEPALEEIRDAVNQARAAGQLVEAASNLEELIALFPEEPVLRQLAAQVHLELGQTERAIVHLERIGEHYFRQGRLKDARAIYQSLIRLNPDRAADYRALMG